A region of Epinephelus moara isolate mb chromosome 15, YSFRI_EMoa_1.0, whole genome shotgun sequence DNA encodes the following proteins:
- the fam117ba gene encoding protein FAM117B gives MRDKATQTPRAWADERRRGSHKRSASCGSTDQLKEIAKLRQQLQRSKRSSRHRRDKERKSPFNGSHTIIQSQSPMPKTILIPIPISKSSAPRFRNSVEGLNQEIERIIIRDTPEKDETIVPQDVPDGHRAPPPVPPQRSSSTRSIDTQTPSGGGLSGNHSNCSSRPDSISPSYLTVLNDTGGGSPYEDKELGPCSPLPKYAASPRPNNSYMFKREPPEGCEKVKVSEETMPKPLQEIPPFLCPDRNKVNFIPNSGSAFCLVSILKPLLPAPDLNFRSGVGLRSLSPSLVPLSTQPCLLEEPESF, from the exons ATGAGGGACAAAGCGACTCAG ACCCCCAGGGCCTGGgcagatgagaggaggaggggctCTCACAAACGCTCGGCCTCCTGTGGGAGCACCGATCAGCTCAAGGAG ATTGCCAAACTGCGTCAGCAGCTTCAGCGCAGCAAACGCAGCAGCCGCCATCGGAGGGATAAAGAGCGCAAGTCCCCGTTCAATGGCAGTCACACCATCATCCAGTCGCAG tCACCTATGCCCAAGACTATTCTGATACCCATCCCTATATCCAAGTCATCGGCCCCTCGTTTCCGAAACAGCGTGGAGGGCCTCAACCAGGAGATCGAACGCATCATCATCCGAGACACCCCTGAAAAGGACGAGACTATCGTT CCACAGGATGTCCCAGATGGGCACCGTGCACCCCCACCCGTCCCCCcacagcgcagcagcagcacccgCAGCATCGACACACAGACTCCCTCAGGGGGCGGCCTGAGTGGTAACCACAGCAATTGCAGTAGCCGTCCCGACTCCATCTCGCCCTCCTACCTCACCGTCCTCAATGACACGGGTGGAGGCAGCCCCTATGAGGACAAAG AGCTGGGCCCCTGCTCCCCGCTGCCTAAATACGCTGCTTCTCCTCGACCCAACAACAGCTACATGTTCAAGAGAGAACCTCCAGAGGGCTGTGAGAAGGTCAAAGTGTCCGAGGAGAccat gcccAAACCTCTGCAGGAGATCCCTCCTTTCTTGTGTCCCGACCGCAACAAGGTCAACTTCATCCCCAACAGCGGCTCTGCCTTCTGCCTCGTCAGCATCCTTAAGCCCTTACTCCCCGCCCCGGACCTCAACTTCCGCTCCGGGGTGGGCCTCCGAAGCCTGTCCCCGTCCCTCGTGCCTCTGTCCACCCAGCCCTGCCTCCTGGAGGAGCCCGAGAGCTTCTGA